Proteins from a single region of Bacillus sp. BGMRC 2118:
- a CDS encoding response regulator transcription factor: MRQILVVDDDKEIVQLITFYLQNEGFTVHKAYNGKEAIDLFNQEKIDLIILDVMMPEMDGLNVCRILREKYHVPILMVSAKAEDMDKIAGLLNGADDYLTKPFNPLELAARVKTLIRRAYLYQEDKQEDSLIRIESLEINKASHSVKVKNQPISLTAKEFDILYIMSSNLGRIYSGEELYELVWKERYYSANNTVMVHMSNLREKLEKALGYKLIKTVWGVGYKIDG; encoded by the coding sequence ATGAGACAGATACTTGTAGTGGATGATGATAAAGAAATCGTTCAATTAATAACATTTTATCTTCAAAATGAAGGATTTACTGTACATAAAGCATATAACGGCAAAGAAGCTATTGATCTATTTAACCAAGAAAAAATTGACCTTATTATACTAGACGTCATGATGCCAGAAATGGACGGATTGAATGTCTGCAGAATATTGCGTGAGAAGTATCATGTGCCTATTCTTATGGTCAGTGCGAAGGCAGAAGATATGGATAAAATTGCAGGCTTATTAAACGGGGCAGATGACTATTTGACAAAGCCCTTTAATCCATTAGAACTCGCGGCCCGTGTAAAAACGCTAATTCGAAGAGCCTATTTATACCAAGAGGATAAACAGGAAGATTCACTTATAAGAATTGAATCACTTGAAATTAATAAAGCATCCCATTCCGTCAAAGTAAAAAATCAGCCAATTTCCTTAACCGCAAAGGAATTCGATATTCTCTATATTATGTCCTCAAATTTAGGAAGGATATATAGTGGTGAGGAATTGTATGAACTTGTATGGAAAGAGCGATATTATTCTGCAAATAATACCGTCATGGTTCACATGAGTAATTTAAGAGAGAAGCTGGAGAAAGCCCTGGGCTATAAATTAATTAAGACTGTCTGGGGAGTAGGGTATAAGATTGATGGATAA
- a CDS encoding GHKL domain-containing protein: MDKRQFSIYGKLVSYFLYSLLCAIAATGLLFIFIRQIYYYVPLPSQLNYFIVSTYADIGVLLPFLMSTILLLFFFYLMWIFKFASYFSKISDSVYLLSQGRFSDVYLPIKGKNGLGLLATYISMMQNTLTKLIEEEKKAVQSQQELVTNVSHDLRTPLTSIIGYLQLIEEDQYRDEIELRYYTSIAYEKSNRLNRMVNDLFEYTKINNHDVSLHLQDFNIIELLHQLSVQFYPEVTKKNMKIKLVSPKERIIIRADPDKLMRVFENLLSNAVKYGQEGTLIQLILQVEESTVRIKVVNHGDPIPSSALPFLFNRMYRVEQSRSDQTGGTGLGLAIAKGIINLHHGEITVSSNNTETIFQVNLPFMNQVSDE; the protein is encoded by the coding sequence ATGGATAAACGGCAATTCTCTATTTATGGTAAACTTGTTTCCTATTTTTTATATAGCTTGCTTTGTGCAATAGCTGCAACTGGTTTGTTATTTATATTCATTAGACAAATCTATTACTATGTACCACTGCCATCACAGCTTAATTATTTCATTGTTTCGACCTATGCTGATATTGGTGTACTCCTTCCTTTTCTTATGAGCACAATCCTATTATTATTTTTCTTCTACTTAATGTGGATATTCAAATTCGCTTCCTACTTCAGTAAAATTAGTGATTCTGTCTATCTATTATCCCAAGGAAGATTTAGTGATGTTTATCTTCCTATAAAGGGAAAAAATGGGCTGGGCTTATTGGCTACATATATCTCAATGATGCAAAATACGTTGACAAAGTTGATAGAAGAGGAAAAGAAAGCAGTCCAGTCACAACAGGAACTCGTAACAAATGTTTCACACGATTTACGTACTCCACTAACTTCCATTATTGGTTACTTACAATTGATTGAGGAAGATCAATATCGGGATGAAATAGAGCTGCGTTATTATACGAGCATTGCTTATGAAAAGTCTAACAGATTGAACCGCATGGTGAATGACTTATTTGAGTATACGAAAATTAATAATCACGATGTATCACTTCATTTACAAGACTTTAATATTATTGAACTATTACATCAGCTTTCGGTTCAATTTTACCCTGAGGTTACAAAGAAAAATATGAAAATAAAACTGGTAAGTCCAAAAGAGAGAATAATCATTAGGGCAGATCCTGATAAGCTTATGCGCGTGTTTGAGAACCTTCTTTCTAATGCAGTGAAGTATGGTCAGGAAGGAACGCTCATACAATTAATCCTTCAAGTAGAAGAGTCTACTGTCAGGATAAAAGTCGTAAACCATGGTGATCCTATTCCCTCCAGTGCCCTACCATTCCTTTTTAACCGAATGTACCGTGTTGAACAATCTCGTTCAGATCAAACAGGGGGTACTGGACTTGGACTAGCCATTGCAAAAGGGATTATTAATCTTCACCATGGAGAAATCACTGTATCTAGTAATAATACGGAAACGATATTTCAAGTGAATCTACCATTTATGAATCAAGTTTCTGATGAATAA
- a CDS encoding D-alanyl-D-alanine carboxypeptidase — MKHKLYMVLFSCILIVLLATQFDVLQTPSLINNTTFSESNLPAGSSIIGEAALLIDDKTGEVVYSKNEDKKLFPASTTKILTALVALKYGNINDQITVGNEVQQKTPGESTAWLTAGKTFTLQELLAGLMLPSGNDAARTIAVYIGKKEMNDMTIHEQEAIDYFSELMNKEAKKLGATRSHFMNPHGLHHPNHYSTAHDLGIIAREAMDNEDFKALVSQPTFSNPTLTYENKNQLVNPESPYHLEGANGIKTGYTDEAGYCLVSSAEHNGKKLIAVVLKSTKQDVWNDSISLLTNGFTSSYVKK; from the coding sequence ATGAAACATAAACTGTATATGGTCCTATTTTCATGCATCCTTATCGTCTTATTAGCAACTCAATTTGATGTACTACAAACACCGTCATTGATCAATAATACAACCTTTTCTGAATCTAACCTTCCAGCCGGCTCATCTATTATTGGTGAAGCAGCCCTGTTGATTGATGACAAAACGGGTGAAGTTGTGTACTCAAAAAATGAGGATAAAAAACTGTTTCCTGCAAGCACGACGAAAATATTAACTGCTTTAGTTGCCCTAAAATACGGGAATATAAATGACCAGATAACTGTTGGAAATGAAGTTCAACAAAAGACACCCGGTGAAAGTACAGCATGGTTAACTGCCGGAAAAACCTTCACCCTCCAAGAATTATTAGCTGGACTTATGCTTCCTTCAGGTAATGATGCAGCAAGGACCATTGCGGTTTACATAGGAAAGAAAGAGATGAATGATATGACTATTCACGAACAAGAAGCAATCGATTATTTCTCAGAGCTAATGAACAAGGAAGCAAAGAAATTAGGAGCCACTCGTTCCCATTTCATGAATCCACATGGTTTGCACCACCCAAATCACTATTCAACTGCTCATGACCTTGGTATCATTGCAAGAGAAGCTATGGATAATGAAGATTTTAAAGCACTAGTCAGTCAACCAACTTTCTCAAACCCAACTCTTACCTATGAAAATAAGAACCAGCTTGTAAATCCTGAAAGCCCTTATCACTTAGAAGGAGCAAATGGAATCAAAACTGGCTATACAGATGAAGCCGGTTACTGCCTAGTTTCTTCTGCAGAACATAATGGGAAGAAGCTTATAGCAGTAGTGTTAAAATCAACAAAACAAGATGTGTGGAATGATTCAATCTCCTTACTTACAAACGGATTCACTTCCAGTTATGTAAAAAAATAA
- a CDS encoding helix-turn-helix transcriptional regulator: MMLVNRVRELRARDRITQQDLADMVGVSRQTIGMIEKEDYAPSVILAIKIAKVFETTVEDVFQVKEGGSKQ, encoded by the coding sequence ATGATGTTAGTCAATCGTGTAAGAGAACTTAGAGCGAGGGATCGAATCACACAGCAGGATCTTGCCGATATGGTTGGGGTATCCAGACAGACAATTGGAATGATTGAAAAAGAAGACTATGCCCCTTCTGTCATACTTGCAATTAAAATAGCAAAAGTCTTTGAAACGACAGTAGAAGATGTCTTTCAAGTAAAAGAAGGAGGTTCAAAACAATGA
- a CDS encoding dUTP diphosphatase — protein sequence MNNILKIKKTHKDAKVPQYAHEGDAGMDIYSIEECVIGPGQTRLIKTGIKIELPTDTEAQIRPRSGLALKNCITVLNSPGTIDEGYRGEIGVILINHGKEDFVVEKHMRIAQMVIKPVLRPKVIEVFEDLSLTERAEGGFGSSGAK from the coding sequence ATGAATAACATTCTTAAAATAAAAAAAACACATAAAGATGCTAAAGTTCCACAGTATGCTCATGAAGGTGATGCAGGGATGGATATATATTCAATAGAGGAGTGTGTGATAGGACCTGGACAAACTCGACTTATAAAGACTGGAATAAAAATCGAGTTACCTACTGATACAGAGGCACAAATTAGACCGAGAAGTGGTTTAGCACTTAAGAATTGTATAACTGTTTTAAATAGCCCTGGAACAATTGATGAAGGTTATAGGGGAGAAATCGGTGTAATTCTTATAAACCACGGAAAAGAAGATTTCGTTGTTGAAAAACATATGAGGATTGCTCAAATGGTAATAAAACCAGTGTTAAGGCCAAAAGTAATTGAAGTTTTCGAGGACCTTTCATTAACAGAAAGAGCCGAGGGTGGATTTGGGTCAAGTGGTGCAAAGTAA